In Apium graveolens cultivar Ventura chromosome 10, ASM990537v1, whole genome shotgun sequence, the following are encoded in one genomic region:
- the LOC141692125 gene encoding uncharacterized protein LOC141692125 has protein sequence MISWIRACICTPRFSVKINGIVHGYFKGSVGVRQGDPVSPYIFSLCMNILSSLLAKVPMHYKFHWRCKEMGITHLFFADDVLFFANGSRDSLLHIMRNLAIFSDWSGLKPSIHKSTSFLSNCAPNFCQWITGKLNSWANLLLSLVGRAMLIKSIIHAVQSFWSNHFLLPTAVHYNIQSLLTKFLWKGNIYHKGGAKVAWNSVCLPKAERGLGFKDMVQWNQAQIIHHLIRVVIKSRTLWATWVNKIVLKNKHFWILEIPTDCSWIWKKVLRLRYKALQFISYHIVEGDSISLWFEPWWHNCCLAKSNSSPIISQCMLTANATVASIISSGTWCLPNINPRTHHRDPVLDTWMEGRHFPQISSRGRDHILWDGFDCAKIKTWHIWNSIRNHGVTPVWHKAVWNKICIQRYTHHQWLTCWGRLSTLSRLNRFGIITTQQCYLCILGRETTTHLFMHCSYSRWVLNRLFSTLDISVSCDTWVNFLVSLTAMEDQERGTLALCFAQVYCYHIWRERNARAHGKGVFGPYKLLKGIIVDIKARLISSK, from the exons ATGATTTCTTGGATCAGGGCGTGCATCTGCACCCCACGGTTTTCAGTCAAGATAAATGGGATAGTGCATGGTTATTTCAAAGGTTCTGTGGGCGTTCGCCAGGGTGACCCTGTGTCACCTTACATTTTCTCCCTTTGTATGAATATTTTATCCAGCCTGCTTGCTAAGGTCCCTATGCACTACAAATTTCATTGGAGGTGCAAGGAGATGGGTATTACGCATCTCTTTTTTGCGGATGATGTTTTATTCTTTGCTAATGGATCAAGGGACTCTCTGTTGCACATTATGCGCAATCTGGCCATTTTTTCGGACTGGAGTGGTTTGAAACCTAGTATCCACAAAAGCACCTCCTTCCTTAGTAATTGTGCCCCGAATTTTTGCCAATG GATTACTGGTAAACTTAATTCCTGGGCCAATTTACTTCTTTCGTTGGTAGGAAGAGCCATGCTTATAAAGTCCATTATCCATGCAGTTCAATCTTTTTGGAGTAATCATTTCTTATTGCCTACGGCTGTGCACTACAACATCCAATCTCTCTTGACAAAGTTCTTGTGGAAAGGAAATATTTATCATAAAGGTGGTGCAAAGGTGGCTTGGAATTCGGTTTGTTTGCCCAAAGCTGAAAGGGGCCTTGGGTTCAAAGATATGGTTCAGTGGAATCAAGCTCAAATAATCCATCACCTCATTAGAGTGGTCATAAAATCTAGGACCCTTTGGGCAACATGGGTTAACAAAATTGTTCTAAAGAATAAGCACTTCTGGATTTTAGAAATCCCCACGGATTGCTCTTGGATATGGAAAAAGGTTTTGAGACTGCGATACAAAGCTTTACAGTTCATATCTTATCACATTGTGGAAGGGGACTCAATTTCTCTGTGGTTTGAACCTTGGTGGCACAACTGTTGTTTAGCAAAATCAAATTCCTCTCCAATCATTAGCCAGTGCATGCTCACAGCCAATGCTACGGTGGCTTCAATCATTTCTTCTGGCACTTGGTGTTTACCTAACATTAACCCTAGAACGCATCACAGGGATCCTGTTCTTGACACCTGGATGGAGGGACGTCATTTTCCTCAAATTTCCTCTCGAGGAAGGGACCACATTTTATGGGATGGTTTTGACTGTGCAAAAATCAAAACCTGGCATATCTGGAACTCCATTCGCAACCATGGAGTCACCCCTGTTTGGCATAAAGCAGTGTGGAATAAAATTTGCATCCAGAGATACACTCACCATCAATGGTTAACTTGTTGGGGCCGTTTGAGTACTCTAAGCAGACTGAACAGATTTGGCATAATTACTACCCAGCAATGCTACTTATGCATTCTCGGAAGGGAAACCACTACACATCTGTTCATGCATTGTTCCTACAGCAGATGGGTGCTAAACCGATTATTCTCAACCCTTGATATCTCAGTCAGTTGTGACACTTGGGTGAACTTTTTGGTAAGCCTCACTGCTATGGAAGACCAGGAGCGAGGAACCTTGGCTCTGTGTTTTGCCCAGGTCTATTGCTACCACATTTGGAGAGAAAGAAATGCCCGCGCACATGGGAAAGGTGTCTTTGGCCCATACAAGCTTCTTAAAGGCATTATTGTTGATATTAAAGCAAGACTTATTTCTTCTAAATAA